A stretch of the Mycobacterium sp. ITM-2016-00317 genome encodes the following:
- the ssd gene encoding septum site-determining protein Ssd, with protein sequence MTAAEAILVLVDDPVLGADIDRVVAAAGMQVVRATDPSGHRVWAGAAAVLVDAAAASRCAARSLPRRPRVLLISGDAPTPGDWEAAVAIGAQRVVTLPGDDRDLMAELADATEAARHAGARGPVVAVLAGRGGGGASVFATALAKIAANSLLIDGDPWGGGLDLVLGSETEPGLRWPDLSLAGGRVSFSALRDALPSHRGVSVLSGSRVLSGDDPSNEVDPAPLEAVIAAGSRAGVTVVCDVARRPGPAADTAVSSADLVVLVTPADLRSCAAGAATAQWVAAANPNAGVVVRGPSPGGLRPMDVARIVGLPVLAAMRPQPGIEASLERGGLRVRARSPLARAAREVLSVLGQHPQLGAGAEAAA encoded by the coding sequence ATGACCGCTGCCGAGGCCATCCTGGTTCTGGTCGATGATCCGGTGCTCGGCGCCGACATCGACCGGGTTGTCGCCGCTGCAGGCATGCAGGTGGTGCGTGCCACGGATCCGTCCGGCCACCGTGTGTGGGCCGGCGCGGCGGCAGTCCTCGTCGACGCGGCAGCGGCGTCCCGGTGCGCCGCGCGGAGCCTGCCCCGGCGGCCCAGAGTGCTTCTGATCAGCGGCGATGCGCCCACACCGGGGGACTGGGAGGCCGCGGTGGCCATCGGCGCACAACGCGTCGTGACGCTACCGGGCGACGACCGCGACCTGATGGCCGAGCTCGCCGACGCCACCGAGGCGGCGCGCCACGCAGGGGCGCGCGGTCCCGTGGTGGCGGTGCTGGCCGGCCGGGGCGGGGGTGGCGCGTCCGTTTTCGCGACAGCTCTGGCGAAGATCGCCGCGAACTCCCTGCTGATCGACGGGGATCCGTGGGGCGGCGGCCTCGATCTGGTGCTCGGCAGTGAGACCGAACCCGGTCTGCGTTGGCCCGATCTTTCGCTGGCGGGCGGGCGGGTCAGCTTCTCCGCGCTGCGCGACGCGCTGCCGAGCCATCGCGGGGTCAGCGTGCTGTCGGGCAGTCGGGTGTTATCTGGTGACGATCCCAGCAACGAGGTGGATCCCGCCCCGCTGGAAGCGGTGATCGCGGCAGGCAGCCGTGCGGGCGTGACGGTGGTGTGCGATGTGGCGCGGCGGCCCGGACCGGCCGCCGACACGGCGGTGTCGTCAGCGGATCTGGTGGTGTTGGTCACGCCCGCGGACCTCCGGTCGTGCGCGGCCGGCGCGGCGACGGCGCAGTGGGTCGCCGCGGCCAATCCCAATGCCGGCGTGGTGGTACGCGGTCCGTCGCCGGGCGGCCTGCGGCCGATGGACGTGGCCCGCATCGTCGGCCTGCCGGTGCTCGCGGCGATGCGGCCGCAGCCCGGCATCGAGGCCTCCCTGGAACGGGGCGGGCTGCGCGTGCGCGCCCGCTCGCCTCTGGCGCGCGCCGCACGGGAGGTGTTGAGCGTGCTCGGTCAGCACCCTCAACTCGGGGCCGGCGCCGAGGCCGCCGCATGA